The stretch of DNA atttgtgtttcatttgtatggcagccccccctttgagtgggggaaggactgtctaaccatcatagaaacatttattgcaccctaaaactttcacatgccaactttggtttcgtttgattgattaatttccgagtaatgcaaaaaattgtgtttcatttgtatggcagccccctctaagagagggggaaggagtatcttatcaccatagaaacatttattgcatcctaaaacctccacatgccaaatttggtttcattttcttgattaattctcgagtaatgcagaaatttgtgtttcatttgtatggcagccccccctttgagtgggggaaggactgtctaaccatcatagaaacatttattggaccctaaaactttcacatgccaactttggtttcgtttgcttggttaatttccgagtaatgcagaaatttgtgtttcatttgtatggcagcccccccttagagaggggggaggggtctcaaaatatcacgaaaaccttccccggctccaaaaacccctacataccaattttcatgtcgatcggttcagtagtttccgagtctataagaatcagacagacagacagacatcactccatttttatatatatagatcatGAAATTTTGATTCCATGTTTGAAGAAAAGACGATGCTCATATAAAATAAgtacaaaaattggaaaaaatgcttttgatctttaaaagatcgattcggcaaagatcgaaTCTtttgtaccgatttaatcaatgaatcgatccctacgccgtttaaaaaatcgattcgtcaagatcgatcttcttaTAAAGAGCGCCCAttcctaagggtgctcatacactgtttgaccgaagccaaatatttgactctttttgacagataaaatttggtcaacgtgtactgatcaaatatattgtacacaaaacacgacaagcaaatattcaattattggatgcctaaaatattttttcagtctgttcttcgaacctgtcggtacattgttaggttaccttgaatatttcagttgattttttccatgttcggtgtctgatattgtttactactgttgaaaattgaagagtggcaaacaaaatagtgtttgtacaaatatcaaatcaaactttatctgccaaaaaatatcaaatatttgacctccgggcaaacagtgtacggccaccttaagtcgAATAGTTTTGCAGAAAATGTTCTATACCTTGAATTTCTAGATATAGAATTGAATGCTTTCTCTTTTAAATTAGAAAGTTagagcgaattcgtttttgttcagtttcaacctcagtgccgcactaactgctgtcaaaacgtttttttattcagtcagtttcgcactcagtgtcgcactggttcgccccgaaagctgttagtttcgcactgagatgtttcacgggttggcactcgggttcaccaatacaactataccgaactgtcaagttccgagtatattataatctaaaaataaaaactatgaagatgaaaaacctgctgcttttgcttttgtattattggaatcgtaatccaattcggattctgattttgaaagtatattcgagcagacggcattaagctacgtgtgctttcattgggaggcgaaaataatgatggatattcaggtggaataaacctgctttcaaaatcaaaattatgaatgaaaatttactttaacgtatcgaatatttatttcatgtgatgaaataagaggtttgttttcgatatcacagaaacatattgaacgaaaactgtggctaatgatgattttatattataatagtaattatttgtggaaaaaccaggaaatgcatcgacaaatggttaagtaagtgtcagaactacatgttttaagtaataaaacaatatgaagtgaaaacattcattcaaaattttatatttttacactgcacttggccctgctgatctgatagagaataatttacctcccaagcattaatatcgccattagacgtcgacactgtacatttatcgtcgcgaatataaacaaatcagactatataacgcacaccaacaaaacaCCACATtcatgaaactgaaaacgtttttttattacagagtcagtttggcactgactcagttttaaaaacgaattcgctattagttaAAGAGAGTACCAGTTAAATAAGTATATTTTACCCTTGATTATGAACAGtagtgggaaaaaataattgcggcccgcggctatgatgaaaaatccaatttggcccgTGCCATGCCTATATCTGGCCATTACTGCTCCAAGTAAAATATCTTCAAATGACATACCTTCAGATTTATCGTCcttgatttgtttttgacaaaattagTCACCCAGTTTGCAGGTATAGGACGATGTCGTCCTGCTATAAGATTATATAAGACAACTGCAGGATGATTCCATCCTGTAATGATGAATCTACATAGTTAGTGAGTAAATGTAATAAAAATCTGGCATTTTTATTGCGAAATTAAATGATATTCAGAAGCCGGCAGTGTTAAAATTTTACAACTAAAATGATCTCCGTCGaatcaaggcgcctctatatataccaggtgaaacgatcatatgaaatgcactttcagccatattggaattgctgtcggtattgtttacaaacagctgccggcggctctctacaaactgccacgacgcttattcgaacgatggctactatgttcggctttcgcaaacttatgtgaaaaagaagagatgattttgtagaatttcattctcatccagttcatccactactctcgcatgtgaaaatgcaaaaatggcgtatcctagcaataacaaaacaaacaacccccgctccacaaaccgtaatccccttcttcatgaagtgatgatgttgcttcacctgttatacatttatacaagcgccttgcgTCGAATATAGCTATTGATTTTTCTGGACGACATCTGTTTGAAATAAGCAAAATGTAAGCGAACACGGACAGAATACTAATCGTgttatcaagacgggtctatggtactaggtgaggtcgTTTCgttactaagttggttaggggagcggtatataaaaaagtacggaagaaagcagaaggggatttttttccttgaaacgtgaaagagacagactgatcacaggcgagcttgggcacaagcgtattgtgttttgtttaaaaacaaaacacagtagacttccaagatggctgaagagtggttttagcaagttggcccaccttaggatatacttctacgcgccttgcgtGTTATGACCTTGTTAAAATTATGttattgtttacatttgtttacAACTCTCAAAAGAACTTCACGCATATTACTATATATAGGAAagatatattatatttttcgttttttacttTAAATGACTATTTCCTCAAATGGCAACAGAACATTCAGAAGCAGCAATGCACGCCGGTGTGGCTTCATCAAGTACTAGCAGAACTATCACCGAAACATTAACATCAAATGAAATACCTGGCACCAGCAATCAGGTAAACCTCAAAGAAATAATGGAATTCATAAATGGAAAATATTTCATTGTGTTAGTCGGAAACATTCAGTTCAAACCATATCAAGCTTGTTATCTGTGTTTGCCAAACTTTTTCTTCTTAAAAGAAAATGAGAGGGTACATTAATTATCTATTGCGCCGCGAGATtcttccaccgcttttaacaaGATGTTTCCACCGAAGTATTTCGTCAACGGAATATCCTTTAGAGGGGATAAAGATTTTGGATCTCACACGTATCGTTGCTGGACCTTACTGCACGATGATTCTCTCTGATCTGGGAGCTGATGTTTATAAAATCGAAAAGCCTTTCCACGGAGATGAGTCCCGAAAATGGGGACCTCCTTTTTTGGAAAACTCCTCAGACTCTGTTTATTTTACCGCATCCAATCGTAATAAGAAAAGTGTTTGCATTGATTTGAAGAAAGGGAAGGAAATAATCCATGATTTGGCGTCGAAATGTGATGTTTTAGTCGAGAATTATATCCCAGGTAAATTGAGCGAAATGGGACTTGGCTATGATGATCTTAAAGAGATCGCTCCTTCGCTTATATACTGTTCCATCACTGGATATGGTCAAACCGGACCGTATAGGAACAAGCCTGGGTATGATGTTATTGCTGCTTCAATTGGTGGTCTTCTTCACATCACAGGAAATGAGAATGGTCCACCTGCGAAGGTAGGCGTGGCCATCACTGATATCGCTACCGGATTATATGCTCACGGAGCGATTTTGGCTGCATTGCTTCAACGTCAGAGAACGAATCGTGGACAAAAAATCGATGTCAATTTGTTGTCGACGCAGGTTGCCTGTTTGATAAATGTAGCGAGCAATTATTTAAACGCTGGAAAAGAAGCTAAGCGGTGGGGCACTGCGCACGAGAGCATTGTCCCTTATGAAGCATTTGCGACGAGCACAGGGCATATCACGATCGGTTGCGGCAGCAATGATCAGTTTACAGCTCTATGCGATTACCTCGATATTCCCGAGATTGCAGAAGACGAGCGATTTGCTACAAATCAATCACGAGTGGAGCATCGCCAGACACTGGTGTCTATTTTATCTCAAATCATTGCAAAACGGTCCTCCTCCGAATGGATGCAAATCTTTACGAACGCGCCTTTCCCTGTTGGACCCATCAATAAGATAGCCGAGGTGTTCCAGGATCCACATATCCGGGATATTGATCTTGTTAAGAGATTAAGTCATCCAACTGCGGGCGAAGTACAAGTGGTTGGGCCACCGGTTGTATACAGTGAAGCAAGGAATTGTGCGAGAACTGCTCCTCCACTGCTGGGGCAACACACAGACGAGGTGCTGCGTGCTCTGCTCAACTATAGTGAGAAGCAGATCGAGCAACTTCGTGAAAAGAGAATCATCCAATAGCATTTATCTTCTATTGTTACGCTATGTtttaaaaataaagtgttcACTCATCACATAACGTTACTTTAATTTCTACAAAAGAACATCCTTTGCAATGAATGTTGACTACGATTTCCACTATTTACCAATTTCCGTATTTTAGGAGCCACCTGTATTACGACTACGTCTACAGAAGCCTCACTCGTCGAAGAAAGTGCAATGGTCTAATGGCACTGTGGACAATGAACACATGAACCGGAAGAAGTCCAAATGCTGCTGTATTTACGTAAAACCACGTGAGTTTGGTGAAAGCTCGTCGGAAAGTGAGGACGAGTGTGAACACTGTTTCGGCCACGTGGAATTGAAGAAGAAAATCAAACCAAAGGCCACTGATTCAGTGGATTCTGGGGGAGGGCAGGATACGACGgtttcagtagtagaagccgaaaCTAATTTTGAGAACGGTATTTTTGCTTTTGTCTCATGTTTATGAGAAAGTTCTCAGGATAGTTTTTTTGTAGATTCTTCTCCCAACGGCAACGGAAATGATTTAATCGATCCTGAGGGCAGGCAACCCAGCCCGACGTAAATAATGTTCGTTAGAAATATATTTAGTATGTTAAATGAATCATGTACCTTGTTTTAAACACTAGCGCTATTTCAAATTAACtggaaataaataattaaattcgGAATATGTACCGATTTTATCTGTTAATATTTGTATAGCCGGGATaactcattcagaattgtcgtaaactccCTTTTTGTTAGATGATTATATGATGGAGTAATTCTGAATTGTGGCAGATCTCTGTcatgtttttttataattcacttgctgacacggcaaacttcgttccgcccaaaatgatttttttttgttatcaaaactttcaaacattcacgttttcttgccaAACGAACGGTCaggggttcaatcgcagaactctttattgattgatcttataATTGACTCTTTACAATTTTcgtttactataaatttcctattacttctaccaaaactcgtcattgtaatataaaattattttcagacacaattctcgttctaggtttatcaatcacttgcaaataacatgtttctcctttacatggaatacatgtttgatacagaaaatataatagaatgatGAAGTCTCAAATCGAACGTTTCCTCCCTCTAATTTTGCGCTTACCccattgcttgattagttctagggatatgcagaaatttgtatttcaaatgccaaatttggttccttttgcTTGCTCAGTTCTCATGTTATGTGACctcccccctttagagagggtggATGAGTGtcgaaacaccatagaaacatatcgtgctctctaaaacctccacatgacaaatttgattccgtttgcttgattagttctcgagtcatacaaaaaatatttgtttcagttgtatgacagcccttctcttagagaggagggaggagtgtcgtacCACAATAAAACATTTCTTTCCTCCTagaacctctacatgccaaatttggttccgttcgcttggttagtttttgagttatgcagaaatttttatttGGACAAAACTTGAAGAGTTTCGTATTTATCGCTTTATAAAATCGCTGAAAACTGCCTATAGTTCGATACCTCAAAAAGGTACGGATGAgcacaatacaaaaaaaataccataaaaAACTTCTCataatgttatttaaatactcAAATAGCCACAAACAAAGttgctcaagtattactttggtattgaaattataaaattttggtattgagaGGCTATTTCTCTCAAATTTTTTTGGTATTATTCATTGCTAATTTACATCTTATATTAGGCTTGTACAAACCAAGTTTCAGTATCAAGACCAAGATGAGGGAcccttaaatattttctctagcccgagaaagtacttttgaaaaaaatatgcatagtatGCTTTCTTGTAAAATATACACTATGGTTCACATGCATTTTATGCAAAGTATGCATTAGCTATTTAGGGGagtttgtttgcattaattaaattaactatatttagaactaaaattcCTTTGAGTGACTATGAGAAACAAATATCCCTTTGTtgtaaacggaagcaaggttacttgggttttatactcatatcaattaaagtcaatggaaaccatttactctatgaccttctgaacttcagaatgttttggaggatctataacatttgatatttatataaactcaGAGCCAGCATAGCACGCGGACTCTATGAACTATTTTGAGTAAGTTTCCATTCTATGAACATTGTACCAGTCGTGAATGgaatggtagatcaattggtctgaacttcagaatggtttGGATCATCCGATATTTATATAAGTTGAAACACAGTGTAGCACATTGATTCTTGGGTAGGctgttaaataaaattaacaattgaGTGATACCCTGTTTTCAAAGTAGTTCGATAAGTTTCCACCATTCGGGAAAGCTATTCgtttaggaattttcgataaAACACCGACGGTTTGAACAAAATGGAAAGAACCGAATTACAACCTCGCCTGCCGCAAAAAAGAGAGATCGGTCCAAGGTCGAATGATAAAtgtcagaaaataaaattacataagGAATAGGAAGAGGGAGGAAcagataatatttatcattgtaaatttattttacataaaatgaataaaactaGGGCACATAtatgaaaaactggataaaactggacgatattccaaaaaactggaagaactaaATAACtgaatcgagaaaaaaaactggaagaattcagtttaaactggaacattggcaacgctgcttgtagcacagattgtcgtctttaaatagccgtatagtatgacccgatgcgataagtacaacacaagatatgtttgagtgttgccatatattgacaatatacgacatttctttttccccaacccaatatatagatTTATATTATTGACCAACGATCAATTTATATAATTGATCAACGAAGGGCGCAAAACATCGTACATCGTACTATGGAAATAAATATTGGAAGTGAACCCACTCAGGATACTGTG from Toxorhynchites rutilus septentrionalis strain SRP chromosome 3, ASM2978413v1, whole genome shotgun sequence encodes:
- the LOC129776789 gene encoding E3 ubiquitin-protein ligase PPP1R11 — translated: MATEHSEAAMHAGVASSSTSRTITETLTSNEIPGTSNQEPPVLRLRLQKPHSSKKVQWSNGTVDNEHMNRKKSKCCCIYVKPREFGESSSESEDECEHCFGHVELKKKIKPKATDSVDSGGGQDTTVSVVEAETNFENDSSPNGNGNDLIDPEGRQPSPT
- the LOC129776788 gene encoding succinate--hydroxymethylglutarate CoA-transferase gives rise to the protein MRGYINYLLRREILPPLLTRCFHRSISSTEYPLEGIKILDLTRIVAGPYCTMILSDLGADVYKIEKPFHGDESRKWGPPFLENSSDSVYFTASNRNKKSVCIDLKKGKEIIHDLASKCDVLVENYIPGKLSEMGLGYDDLKEIAPSLIYCSITGYGQTGPYRNKPGYDVIAASIGGLLHITGNENGPPAKVGVAITDIATGLYAHGAILAALLQRQRTNRGQKIDVNLLSTQVACLINVASNYLNAGKEAKRWGTAHESIVPYEAFATSTGHITIGCGSNDQFTALCDYLDIPEIAEDERFATNQSRVEHRQTLVSILSQIIAKRSSSEWMQIFTNAPFPVGPINKIAEVFQDPHIRDIDLVKRLSHPTAGEVQVVGPPVVYSEARNCARTAPPLLGQHTDEVLRALLNYSEKQIEQLREKRIIQ